The genome window ATTTTATTAGCAGCCTTCACCTTAATCTTTGTGATTGTATGTGTTACGCTAAAACCTTTTGCTGATTATGCTAATGCACCAATCACAATTGCTGCTTTTATTTCACTTTTTGTTTGTTTGATTCCAACAACTATCGGAGGTTTATTATCTGCTATCGGAATTGCGGGAATGGACAGGGCTTTGCGTGCCAATGTTATTACAAAATCGGGAAAAGCGGTTGAAACTGCAGGAGATATTGACGTTTTATTATTAGATAAAACAGGAACCATAACCATTGGAAACAGAAAAGCAACTAATTTTTACCCAGCGAAAGGCATTTCTCAAGAAGATTTTATCCAGTCCTGTGTATTAAGTTCTTTAGCTGATAATACTCCTGAAGGGAAAAGTATTATCGAATTAGCTGGCAAAGAAACAGCAAAAAAATCATCAATTGAAGGTGCAGTTTTAATCAAATTTACGGCCGAAACCAGAACCAGTGGTGTAATTTTAAAAGATGGAACCAACATTAGAAAAGGAGCTCAGGATGCTGCCAAAAATATTGTACAGCAAGCTGGAAATCCATTTCCGGAAGATATTGAAAAAAAAGTAATTGATATTTCTTCTAATGGAGGAACTCCATTGGTTGTAATTAAAAACAATCAAGTACAAGGCGTTATAGAACTTCAGGATATTATAAAAACTGGAATGAAAGAACGTTTTGAACGATTAAGAAAAATGGGGGTTAAAACAGTTATGGTAACGGGAGACAATCCTTTGACTGCGAAATTCATTGCAGAAAAAGCTGGTGTAGATGATTTTATTGCCGAAGCTAAACCTGAAGATAAAATGAACTACATCAAAAACGAGCAGCAAAATGGTAAACTCGTGGCAATGATGGGTGACGGTACTAATGATGCACCAGCTCTTGCTCAAGCCAATGTTGGTGTAGCAATGAACAGTGGAACACAAGCAGCAAAAGAAGCTGGAAATATGGTCGATTTGGATAATGATCCAACCAAATTAATTGAAATTATTGAAATTGGAAAACAGCTGTTAATGACTCGCGGAACACTCACCACTTTTTCTATTGCGAATGACGTTGCCAAGTATTTTGCCATTGTTCCAGCACTTTTCATAGCTGCAATTCCAGCTTTACAGGGTTTGAATATTATGAATTTACACAGCCCTGAAAGCGCTATTTTATCAGCGGTAATTTTCAATGCGATTATTATTCCAATATTGATTCCATTGGCTTTAAGAGGAGTTGATTATAAGCCAATCGGGGCAAGTGCTATTTTGAAAAGAAATCTTTTGATATATGGACTTGGCGGTTTGATTATTCCGTTTATCGGAATCAAATTAATCGATTTGGTTGTGGCTGTATTTGTCTAATCCTCACCCCAGCTCTCTCCAGAGGAGAGGGAGACGGAACGGAATTGCATATCTAATTATAAAATAATGATTAACAACTGATCCTTCTGCAAAAACTCCCCTCTCTTTTGGAGAGGGGTTGGGGGTGAGGAAACAATAAAAAACAAAAAAAATGAAAAATATATTTTCAATATTAAAATTGACCTTGGTACTGGTTGTTTTGTTTGCCGTTATTTATCCTTTGGCAATATATGGAATTGCCAAATTTGCTCCAAATCAAGGTAAAGGCGAAACTATTTCGGTTAACGGAAAAGTGGTTGGTTATCAAAAAATTGGACAAAAATTTGATAAATCGAATTATTTCTGGGGAAGACCTTCGGCAGTTGATTACAATGCTGCAGGAAGTGCCGGAAGTAATAAAGGTCCAAGTAATGCTGATTATTTGGCTTTGGTTCAAAAAAGAATTGATACCTTTTTATTGGTACATCCTTATTTGAAAAAATCAGAGATCCCATCGGATATGGTTACTGCTTCAGGAAGTGGACTGGATCCAAATATTTCTCCGCAAGGTGCATTGATTCAGGTAAAACGTATTGCCAAGGAAAGAAAATTATCAGAAGATAAAGTAAAAGCTTTGGTCGAAAGTAAAATTAATACACCAACAGTTATGGGAACAGCAACTGTAAATGTATTGGAATTGAATGTGGCTTTGGATGAGTTACACTGAGAAAGGTGCTGTGGTTCTAAGTTGTTCCTAATAGGCTTTATATCCTAACAGGTTTTCAAAACCTGTTAGGTATTTATAAGCTTTCTTTTGACCATAAAGAAACCCACAAGTTTTTTCATATTTCTTTCGTTGGGATGACAAAACTGTGTAAAAATCTAATTAAAACCTGTTAGGATACTAATCATCTTTTTACCTTGAAAGTCCTAGCCCCGATAGTAGTCTACCGTGTGGACACAAATACAATTTCGTTATTTTTATCACTAAATAAAGATATAATATGCGAAGATATTTTACAGACATTGATGATTCTCGACTATTAAAAAGGAGTAATTTAATATTAGATAGTTTATTTCATAATTGTGTTCATTCGATACGTCAGCTTACACAAAGCGATTCAGAATGTAAAGCAGTTTATCGTTTCTTGCAGAACAAAAGAGTTTCAGAATCGAAATTAATTAAAAACATGTCAGCAAACTGCTGTTTTTCAGCTCAAGACAAAACAGTTTTATGTATACAGGACACAAGTGAGATCAATTTATATAATCATAAAAACAGAGTTAAAAAAGACGAATTTATAGGATTGACTAATGCTGCAGCAAAAGGAGGAATTGGATTTTTACTGCATCCTAGTTTCGTTATAGATGCTTATAGTTTTGTTCCGTATGGCTTTTCAGATGTAAAAATATGGAACAGGCCTTTAGAGAAACTTACAAAAAAGGAAAGGAATTATAATTTGCTTCCAATTGAAGAAAAGGAATCTTATAAATGGATAGAATCTTCCCAAAAATCCAAGGAAGTTTTAGAGAAATCAAAAAAAGTCATCATCATTCAGGATCGAGAAGGTGATATTTATGAGCAATTTGCAATGATTCCAGATCAAAAGACGGAATTATTGGTAAGAGCAAGAGCAAACAGAACGCTACTAAACAAGGTTAAATTGTTTAGTTTTATAGCCAATGAACCTCTTAAAGGGAAATATACGATAGAATTAGAAGGTGATAAAAGAAGAAATATAAACAAACGGGAAGCTACCTTAGAAGTTAGATTTTCTGAAGTAACTATCCAAAAAAATGATTTAGTTTCAAAGAATGCGCCCAAAAGCCTTGATTTATATATCATCGAAGCAAAAGAAATTGGCGATAACATTGATAATCCAATATGCTGGAGATTACTAACAACCATTAAAGTCTTAGACCTAGACACAGCCTTAAAATGTATCGAATGGTATACTTGTAGATGGATTATAGAAGAGGTTTTTAGAATTCTAAAAAAGGAAGGATTTAATATAGAAGCAAGCGAATTAGGTTCTGCAAAATCTATTCGAAAATTGTCTTTAATGATGATGGAGACAATTGTCAAACTATTTTTAATGCAAATAGCATATAGTATTCCAGAGGAAGAAATAGAAGCGAGAAGTTGTTTTTCAGATCAAGAACTTGAATGTTTAGAATATCAAATGATAAAATTAGAAGGAAAAACAGAAAAATTAAAAAATCCTCATATCCAAAAGGATTTAAAAAGATATGTTTGGGTTATTGCAAGGCTTGGTGGATGGAAAGGATATGCAAGTGGGAGAAAACCAGGAATAACCACTTTCTCTATCGGAATACAGAAATTTGCTTCAATAATGGAGGGATGGCAATTGTTTTTAGATGTGTCCACACGGTAGGATAGTAGTGGAAATCCTTTTTCTGGCTTTTTTAGCCAGGAAAAGATTGAAACGGATAGCGGGATTAGCTCCTAAAAAAAATCTACAAAAAAAATTAATTAAGAGGACGAAATTACTTTGTTTCTCGCAATCAAAATATGAAAAAAATAATACTTACAGCTTTAATAGCTTTCGGATTTACAACTGCAAACGCTCAAGAAGAATCTAAAAGTCTTTTTACGTTTTCGGGATATATTGATGTTTATTACAGTTATGATTTTGCAAAACCCAAAAATCATACCCGTCCGGGATTTTTTTACAGTTATAATAAAAGCAATGAAGCTAACCTTAATCTGGGAATGGCAAAAGTGAATTATGCTGCAGCAAATATTCGTGGAAATTTTGCGCTGATGGCTGGAACGTATGCCGAATACAATATGTCGGCGGAACAGGATTTATTGAAAAATGTTTATGAAGCAAATGTTGGTGTAAAAATAGCTAATAACCACAATCTTTGGATTGATGCTGGAATTATGCCTTCGCACATTGGTTTTGAAAGTGCCATTGGTAAAGATTGTCAGACTTTAACGAGAAGTATTCTTGCCGAAAATTCTCCGTATTATGAAGCAGGTGTAAAAATTGGTTATACTTCTGAATCTGGAAAATGGTATTTGGCGGGAATGTATCTGAATGGCTGGCAGAGAATTCAGAAAGTTGAAGGAAACCAAACTCCGGCTTTTGGAACGCAGCTTACATACAAACCGTCAGATAAGGTAATCTTGAATTGGAGTACTTATGCTGGAAATGAGCAGCCTGATGCTGACAAAAAATGGCGTTATTTTAATAATTTTTACGGACAGTTTAAGCTGTCTGATAAAACAAATGTAACAGCAGGTTTTGATGTTGGTTCACAGCAATCGGATAAAGGAAGTGACAAATACGATGTTTGGTTTTCTCCTGTTTTGATTCTTCAATATAAACCAGCTGATAAAATTCAGCTGACAGCACGTGGAGAGTACTACAGTGATGAAAAAGGTGTAATTATCGCAACAGAAACGCCAAACGGATTTAAAACATATGGTTTTTCAGCTAACTTTGATTACATAGTTTCTGATAACGTTATGTTTAGAATCGAAGCCAGAAATCTGTCAAGTAAAGATGATATTTTTACAAAAGATAATCTCCCAACAGATACGAATACTTTTGTAACGACATCATTAGCGATTAGTCTTTAATTTAGTGAAATGTTTTTTGTAAAATGTGAGATATCATTTTACAAAAAACTTCTTATCTTATAAAAAATGGAAAAAGAAAATAACGCACAGCACTTTCTGGATTTAATTCAAAAATCAAGAAAAGGGAAGTTTAAAATCTACATTGGCATGAGTGCCGGCGTGGGCAAATCTTTTCGTATGCTTCAGGAAGCGCATTCGTTATTGCGAAACGGAATCGATATAAAAATTGGTTATATTGAAACTCATAATCGTAAGGAAACACACGAATTATTGGAGGGGTTGCCAATTATTCCCCGAAGAACCATTTTTTATAAAGGAAAACAGCTGGAAGAAATGGATGTCCAAGCCATTATCAATCTTCGTCCGGAAGTAGTAATTGTTGATGAATTAGCACATAGCAATATTGAGGGCAGTAAAAACGAAAAACGCTGGCAAGATGTTTTAGAGATTTTGGAAGCTGGAATTAATGTAATTTCGGCAGTAAATA of Flavobacterium marginilacus contains these proteins:
- a CDS encoding K(+)-transporting ATPase subunit C, which produces MKNIFSILKLTLVLVVLFAVIYPLAIYGIAKFAPNQGKGETISVNGKVVGYQKIGQKFDKSNYFWGRPSAVDYNAAGSAGSNKGPSNADYLALVQKRIDTFLLVHPYLKKSEIPSDMVTASGSGLDPNISPQGALIQVKRIAKERKLSEDKVKALVESKINTPTVMGTATVNVLELNVALDELH
- the kdpB gene encoding potassium-transporting ATPase subunit KdpB, whose product is MTKNKSNSLFESKQVKEALVQSFVKLNPKVMFKNPVMFTVEIGTAIMFVMCIAILFGAQDQGSFTYNFIVFLILLATLLFANFAEAIAEARGKAQADSLRKTREETPAKKVLELGKIYSDETVMVSSSQLKKDDMFFCEAGDVIPTDGEIIEGIATIDESAITGESAPVIREAGGDKSSVTGGTKVLTDRITVRVTTEPGESFLDKMIALVEGASRQKTPNEIALTILLAAFTLIFVIVCVTLKPFADYANAPITIAAFISLFVCLIPTTIGGLLSAIGIAGMDRALRANVITKSGKAVETAGDIDVLLLDKTGTITIGNRKATNFYPAKGISQEDFIQSCVLSSLADNTPEGKSIIELAGKETAKKSSIEGAVLIKFTAETRTSGVILKDGTNIRKGAQDAAKNIVQQAGNPFPEDIEKKVIDISSNGGTPLVVIKNNQVQGVIELQDIIKTGMKERFERLRKMGVKTVMVTGDNPLTAKFIAEKAGVDDFIAEAKPEDKMNYIKNEQQNGKLVAMMGDGTNDAPALAQANVGVAMNSGTQAAKEAGNMVDLDNDPTKLIEIIEIGKQLLMTRGTLTTFSIANDVAKYFAIVPALFIAAIPALQGLNIMNLHSPESAILSAVIFNAIIIPILIPLALRGVDYKPIGASAILKRNLLIYGLGGLIIPFIGIKLIDLVVAVFV
- a CDS encoding porin — translated: MKKIILTALIAFGFTTANAQEESKSLFTFSGYIDVYYSYDFAKPKNHTRPGFFYSYNKSNEANLNLGMAKVNYAAANIRGNFALMAGTYAEYNMSAEQDLLKNVYEANVGVKIANNHNLWIDAGIMPSHIGFESAIGKDCQTLTRSILAENSPYYEAGVKIGYTSESGKWYLAGMYLNGWQRIQKVEGNQTPAFGTQLTYKPSDKVILNWSTYAGNEQPDADKKWRYFNNFYGQFKLSDKTNVTAGFDVGSQQSDKGSDKYDVWFSPVLILQYKPADKIQLTARGEYYSDEKGVIIATETPNGFKTYGFSANFDYIVSDNVMFRIEARNLSSKDDIFTKDNLPTDTNTFVTTSLAISL
- a CDS encoding IS4 family transposase — protein: MSANCCFSAQDKTVLCIQDTSEINLYNHKNRVKKDEFIGLTNAAAKGGIGFLLHPSFVIDAYSFVPYGFSDVKIWNRPLEKLTKKERNYNLLPIEEKESYKWIESSQKSKEVLEKSKKVIIIQDREGDIYEQFAMIPDQKTELLVRARANRTLLNKVKLFSFIANEPLKGKYTIELEGDKRRNINKREATLEVRFSEVTIQKNDLVSKNAPKSLDLYIIEAKEIGDNIDNPICWRLLTTIKVLDLDTALKCIEWYTCRWIIEEVFRILKKEGFNIEASELGSAKSIRKLSLMMMETIVKLFLMQIAYSIPEEEIEARSCFSDQELECLEYQMIKLEGKTEKLKNPHIQKDLKRYVWVIARLGGWKGYASGRKPGITTFSIGIQKFASIMEGWQLFLDVSTR